A region of the Terriglobia bacterium genome:
TGTTAAGTGAACAGTATTGGGGCTAAGAACCTCAATGCAGAGGGGCGCAGAACACATCCGGCGATTATCGGCAGCCTTTTTAGATCTGAGCGGATATTCTTTGCGATCTTTGCGGCTTCTGCGTTGAGATCCTGGTAGCACTTATGGATTTCGACACTTTGCTTGCCCGCGCGCGACGACTCGAGCTGAAGAGCCGGTTCCTGGCCCGCTCTCAATATGCGGGCCTTTATCGCAGCGCCTTTCGCGGCCAGGGAATGGAATTTGCTGAAGTGCGTGAGTATGCGGAAGGGGATGAGGTACGCCTCATCGACTGGAATGTGTCGGCACGCCATCAGTCGCTTTATGTAAAGCGCATGGTGGAAGAGCGTGAACGCAATGTCCTGTTGATACTCGACACGTCCGGTTCCCTGGCGTTCGGGAGCGTGCAGCGCACGAAGTTCGACCTCCTGCTCGAGGTCGGCGCGCTGCTGGTGTTGTCAGGATTTTTTGCCAGGGACCGGGTGAGCCTGGCTTTGGTTCGGGCAGGCGTGGAGTTGTTCGTTCCTGCAGCCAAAGGCTGGAATCATGCGGCGCGCCTGATTCGCGAACTGGTATCGATCACGCCCGGCGGGGCAGCTCCCGGCCTGGATCCTGTCTGGAACTTCGTCAATTCTCCGGGCGTGCCCCGGAGCCTGATGGTGTTCCTGACGGACTTTCAGGCGCCTTTGCAGGCGAGCCGCAGTTTCTCAGCTGCCGGCCGCAAGCATGAAATGGTCTTCATACTGGCGTTGGACCCCCGAGAATGGGTGCTGCCGGCCGTCGGGCGCATTCGCGTCAGGCACCCCGAAACAGGCCAGGTGATGGTGATCAACAGCGGCAGCAACGCTGTGCGCCGGGAATATGAGCGCAGCGCCGGCGAAAGGAGGGCAGCGCTCCTGCACCTGCTGCGCGGCAACGGAGCGGAGTGGGTCGAGCTCAGCACCGGTGCAGGCTATGAGTCATCGCTGCGCCGCTTCCTTCTAGCACGCGCGAGCCGGCATCCCCGGTGATGAGATCGCGGCGTGGTGGGGAGTGGGGAAAATGTGCGGCTTCTCCGCAGGGAACCCCGAAACACACGAATAAGGTTTTCATGTGTTTCGAGATTCCCGATTGCGGTGCGCTCAGAATGGAATGTCGTCGTCGGTGATTTCCACATCCGCCGGACCAGGGGATGGCGCCATCCCGGGCTCGGGTCCGGGTGCGCTTCGCTGCATGGGGGCGGTGCCGGCTTCCATTCCTTCGGGGCGGCTTCCCAACAGCACCATCTGATTCGCGACAACCTCCGTGGTGCGGCGTTTGTTTCCGTCCTTGTCGTCCCACTCGCGCGTGCGGAGACGCCCTTCGATATAGACCTGGCGTCCCTTGGCCAGATAGCGCTTGCTCAGGTCGGCCAGTTTATTCCAGGCAACAATATTGTGCCACTCGGTCCGCTCCTGGCGCGTCCCGCTCTTATCCGTCCAGAATTCACCGGTGGCCAGACTGAAGTTGGCCACCGGAGCCCCATCGGGCGTATAGCGAATCTCCGGGTCCTTGCCGAGGCGGCCGATAAGCATGACCTTGTTCAACGAGCTCATACGATCTCCCTTTCAGTGTGCGATTCCTTCTCCGCGTTTCTTGATGACCGTTTTACCCGGCTTGGACGGATCGATCCCCAGTTTCTGCAATTCGGCCCGTGCAAGGCTGGCTTCGGGCGCGGTTGAGAACTTGTCGACCAGGGTTCTGAAGTCCGCAACCGCGGCGTCCTTCTGCCGCAGCGCCAATTCCGACTTGCCCCTCTTGAAGAGGGCGGAGGCCACCTTGCCTCCCCCCGCATAATCCGTCACGACCTTGGTGAATGCCGCGATCGCTTGCGGATATTTGTTGTCGTTGTAGAAGGCTTCTCCTATGTTGTACTGCGCATCGTCCGCTTTATCGTTGGTGGGAAAACTCTTGAGAAAGGCATTGAAACCCTGGATTGCCAGGTCAAGGTTGCCCTGGACGAGGTCGTTATAAGCCTCGCTGTAAATCTGGTCCGCGGAAATTGCGAGCGCGTCGGGATTATCTGCGGCGGCCTGAAAGGCGCGTTGCGCGACCGGCTTCGACTGCACCTTCATGTCGGCAATCTGCTGTGCCAGCGCGGACATGCGCGTGTTCGTCTCATCCATCTTGTTCGATAACTCCTTGACCTCTTTCAGCACGGCCTGCAGCGTGGTGGTATCGCCGGAGGACTGTGTTTCCAGCGCATTCAATATCCTTCCGAGAACCAGGGATGTCTTTCCCACCTGGTCGTTGAGCTGCACCACCAGGCTCCGGATGCCGTCGGTGCGCTCGTTGAAGGTCTTCTCGATCAGAAGTATCTGATTCTTGAGCGCAAGCACGTCCGTCTGAAGGCGGACCAACTCCTCTTTGACACCAGCCTGGGCCGTCGAAGCGACCCCGAGCAAAACCATGACTACAAGATAAGGGATTCGTTTCATGGGGTTTTCTCCCGTGAAGGTTTACATGCATTATTTCATAGGCGTTGGCAGGCTTCAATCAGCCGGACAAGAAAAGGCCGGAGTTCGATGTCGTGCCTCGCCCTCCGGCTGACTTCCAATTCGCAAGATGAAAACTCAACGCATGACGAGGTGAGCCCGCCGGTTCTGCTTCCAGGCTTCCTCATCGTGGCCCGGAGCGAAAGGCTTTTCCTCGCCGTAGCTGATTGTGTCGATGCGGGCCGCACTGATGCCTTGCGCTATGAGAAAATCCCTGGCCGCATTGGCACGTTTGTCGCCCAAGGCGAGGTTGTAGGCTTCGGAGCCTCGCTCGTCGCAGTGACCTTCGATCGTGATACGGATGTTGGAGCGTTCCTTCAGGAGCTGCACATCCTGAAGCAATGCCTCGCGCGCGTCGTCACGGATGTCGTATTTGTCGTAATCGAAGAAAGCGTCCTTGACTCTTTCAGTGAAAAGCTCACTGTCGCTCACCCGGCGCTCCGTCGGGACGATGACTCCCGGCTCCTCAGCACTTACAGTCAGGCGCACCTCTGCGTCGGCTACACCGCCCGGGCCCGTTGCCCGGGCCCGATACGTCGTTGAAGCAGAAGGCGACACCGTGCGGCTGCCGGAACCCTCTACAGTCCCGATACCGCCATCGATCGTGACCTCGGTTGCGTTACTGGTGCGCCAGGACAGCGTTGCGGTCTGTCCCTTCACAATTGCTGCCGGCGATGCGGTCAGGGTGATCGTTGGCGCCGGCGGCGCAGGGGTCGGCTCGACCGCGGGCGGCGGCGTGGTCGCGCCCGCAGGCGTAGGTCCAGCCTTCCTTCCTCCACATCCGGTCCCCGTAACGGCTATGCCTACCAGCAGGAGAGCAATGACGGCTAGCGGGTACAGAGATTTTCTCATGAAATGGGCCTCCTTCGTTGTCCTGAATTGGTCATCAATATCGTGTGGTTGCGCGGTCACTGGTCATCCCGTAAAATCAAAATCTCCTATAGCATACGCTTCGGCGTGTCCGGAAAAAACGCCAATCTTCCGCTGCCTCTCAGTTTTTCCGCAGGTATCCGCCCCATGCCGGGCAGGTGTTTGCGCCCTGACTGGTTACCATGCGCAGCTCGGGATTGTTGGTATCGGCAAGCATGATGAAGATCTGGTCGCTGCCGGTGCGATTGGATTGAAACGCCAGGTGCCGCCCGTCCGGCGCCCAGGACGGACACTCGTTGCTTCCCGAATCGCTTGTAAGCTGGCGAATCTGTCCGGTGCTGACCTCTGCGATATAGATGTCAAAGCTCTCTGCCATGCGCGGCTTCCAGTGGAATGCAATCCAGCGCCCGTCGGGGGACCATGCGGGCCAATCCGCTTCACCCCCTTCCTTCACGATGCGTCTGACATTCGCACCATCCGTATCGCAGATATAGATCTGGGGCGTGCTGTCACGGTTTGAAATAAAAGCGATCTGGCTGCCGGAGGGAGACCACGTGGGAGTGGAGTTGATCGCAGGGCTGTTTGTGAGATTCCGCCGGTCGGTGCCATCCAGCTTCGAAACGTAGATGTCGATGTTGCCTCTGGGGTCCGTCATTGTGAAAACCAGTCGACTGCCGTCGGGCGAGATCTTGGGATTGGCGGTCAAGGAGTTGAATACCGGGAAGGGAAGGCGCGAGCCGTCCAGATACGAATAGATGTTGATCTCGGGTTTTCCCGTCTTGTAGCTGATAAAGGCGAGCTTCGAGCTGTCAGGGGCCCACGAGGGGAACAGGTTCAGCGATCCATTGCGCGTGAACGGGCGCTGGTCGTTGCCATCATAATCCATCACATATATCTCTTTCGCCCCCCCGCGGCGTGATGAGTAGGCGATCCTCGTGGACGCAATCCCGCGCGACGCTCCGGCAGTCAGCCTGTTGACGATCTCGTCGGCCCAGAGATGAGCGATCGAGCGCGCCTGATCGATGTCGCCGGTGAAGCGCTTGCCGAAACTTCTCAGCTGCTGCTTCATGTCATAAATGTTCAACTCCGCCATCAGAACGCCGCCGTCGAGTTGGAGCGTGCCGGCTGACAGAAAGCTCACTCTGAAGGGGAGCGCACCCCAGGCATCGTAGTTGATATCCGCCTCGCGCAGAATCGCTTGGGGTGGATAGAAGCTCTTGCCGGCCAGGGTGAAAAATCCCGAAAATTTCAGGTCGTCCCAGAGCACCTCGTTCAGGGTCTTCAGAGCCGGAGCCAGGGCGGCCGCCTGCTCGGACCTGAGAGGTTGCACATCAGGCAAGGCCAGGATCATCTCTTCCTGCGGTGCGGGGCGGATCACGATCTGCGGCTTATCCTGCACACCGAGTGAGGGCAGTGAAATCAACAGTAATAACGCCGGCAACAGCAGTTTTCTGGCGAGCATCTCACTCCTTAGACATGAATGATCACTTCTTATCCGGAGGATAAACAAACTGGCATACAAACTGCAAAGGCCTGCCGCGCAATTCCGGAGGCGGTTGCGCGAGCGGATTCGAAGCGTAGATTGCGCGCTTGGCAGTGAGATCCAGCGCATCGTTGCCTGAGGACTTCTCGAGCGTGATCTTGTCAATGTCAATGCGCCCGTCGCTGCCGACTATGAAGCTGTAGACGATTTCAATGCGCTGCTGCGGGCCGACAGGCTTGCTCCAGTTGGCGCCGATTCGCTGTTCCACGACGCGAGCGTACCAGGAATCCCCCACTCCGCCCGATCCGGCCCCGATCGAGACTCCAACGCCGCTGCCGATGCCGCCACCGGAACCGCCGGCGACTCCGCCGGCGCCTCCCGCCCCCTTCGCGTCTGCAACCGGGATTTGGTTTGAAGCCGCCGCGGGCACGGGTTTGGCGGCCTTTTTCCTGGCAGTCGCCGCATCGGGCAGGGGCACCGCCTTTACATTGGTATCTTCTTTCTTGACTTCTTTTTTGGCTGGCTTTTCCACCGGCAGCACGGGAGGCTGAGGGGTCGTCGCCGGTTTGATCAGCCCCGCCCCTCCACCCAGGTCGTCCGCAATACCCACGGTGTAGGATTCGCTCCCGCTTCCTCCGCCCGGACCAGTCCCGATTCGGATCGGCGATGCCTTTGGCATGATAAATGGCGCGACCAAAAAGAAAATCAGCAAAAGACCGTGAAAGGCGACCGACGTGAGAAATGCCCGCCCATACCGCTCCTCGATGAGCGGCAACTCCAGCAGGGTTCCTCGCGGCGGCGTATGGGTCATGGGTGCACGACTATTTCTTGGGCGACTGGTAAGGCTTGGTGACCAGCTTGATTTCGCTGAAGCCGGCGCTGCGCACCGTGTCGATCACCGACACAATCGACGCCCACTTCACAGCCACGTCCGCTCTCAGATAGATCGGATCCTTGGGTCCCTTCCTGTCCTTCTTGAGGCGCTCCGGCAGGGCCGCGAGGGTGATCAAATCCGAGCCGTAATAGAGAAGAGTTTCTTTGCTGATTGAAAGCACAACATTGTCCGCAGGATTCGTGTCCGTGGCAGCTTTGGTTTCCGGCAACTGGACGTCGATCCCGGTCTGGAGGATCGGTGCGGTAACCATGAAAATGACGAGCAGGACGAGCATGACATCCACGAGCGGTGTGACGTTGATCTCCGACAGGGAAGTAGCCGTTCTGCCCTGCTGCGTCGTGAAAGCCATTAGCTGAAACTCCTCTCGACCAGGTTCAGAAGTTCAGTCGAGAAATCGTCCATCTCGGAGGCGACGTTCTTGATCCGGTGCACAAACTGATTGTAGCCGATCACTGCCGGGATCGCGGCAAACAAGCCGGCTGCCGTCGCGAACAGAGCATCGGCGATCCCCGGGGCCACCGCCTGAATGGATGCCGTCTTTTCGAGCCCCAGTCCGTTAAAAGCGCTGATGATGCCGACTACCGTGCCGAGCAGCCCGATGAACGGAGTAACCGACGCCGTGGTAGCCAACCAGCTCATGCTTCGCTCCAGGACGGAGAGTTCTGCTGACGCCGCCCGCTGCAGCGAACGTTGGATGCCGGCCAGGTTCCTTTCGCTCAACACCGGGTGGCCGGGATTGCCGGGCACATCCTTGGTTTTCGAACTTTGAAGCTGGGCATTTAACTCTTGATAACCCGCAGTGAAAATGCCTGACAACGGAGTTCCGCGATAGTGTTCACAAGCCTGGCTTACCTCGCTCAGACGTGAACTCTTGCGGAAAATCGCGACAAATCCGCGGCTTTGACGTTCAATCTGGCGAAAAGTGAGCCACTTCCGCACCATGATGGTCCAGGAGACGAGGGAAAAGAGCAGCAGGAGAAGCAGAATAACGTATGCAAATTCGCGGGTCGGAATGGCCTGGCCGAGGAAACCTCCGGCCTCCGGCGCACCCGCCTGAAATGCCAATGTCCAGGTGAAGTGCAAAATAATCCCTTCCTCCTAATCAAAACTGGATTAATAGGGCCATAAAATATAGAAATACCATAGCTTACAGGCGAAGTCAAACACTCTTCTCGCACCTCTGCGACTCAGGCACTGCGGGCAAGAATCGTAGATGTTTTGCAATCTCAGTGCACCCCTGCGTTGAGATTCTCTGGATGCGGCTGCGACCGCCGTGCCATTCGTCGCCGGCATTTTCCCACTGTCTGCGGCGCAGCTTGTACCTCGTCTTTAGACGTGCCGCACGCCTGAATTGTCTATCGAATCTAACCTGAACGAAGACAGCCGCCGGGCGATTTCCCGGTGGTCCAACGGGTGCCTCAGCGGCCCTTCACCTGTGTTAGACTAAACCGGCACGGGTTCTCCGTCAGAACAGGACTCCTGGAGGCAAAAGCTCATGCTCCGATTTTTGAGAATAAGGGATTTTGCGCTGATCCGGAACCTTGAAATCGAGTTCGGAGATGGCCTCACTGTGCTGACCGGAGAGACCGGCTCAGGCAAGTCGATTATCGTGGATGCCTTCGGGCTCCTGGTTGGAGCCCGTTCCTCTCAGGAAATGGTGCGGTCAAACTGTGATGTCGCAGTTCTGGAGGGCGTTTTCTCGGCAGACAACAAGTCTGTGACCGGGCAGTTGACCGAAGCCGGGATCGATGCGGATGACGACTCGATTCTGGTTCGCCGCGAGATTTCCTCGAGCGGGCGCGGGCGCGTCTTCATCAACAACAGTCTGGCCACACTGACGCTGCTCCGATCGATTGGCGGCATTCTGGCAGACATTCACGGCCAGCAGGATCATCAGGCACTGCTCGACCTCTCTGCACACCTGCAATGGCTCGACCGGTTCGGCGGAAATGAATCGGCGGCTCGCGAGTTGCGCGACCAGTACGGGCGGATGCGCGATATCGCGTTGCGGCTGGATGCCCTGGCCATGGATGAGCAGGAGCGGCAGCGACTCCTGGACATCTTGCGTTTTCAGGTCGACGAGATCCGCCGCGCAGCCATCCATCCGGGCGAGAAACAAGAATTGGAGAACGAACGGTCGGTCCTTGCCAATCGGGAAAAGGTCTTCGCCCTGGCAAACGAGGCCTACGCGCTGTTATATGAGAGCGAGCACTCGGTCACGGGCCAGGTGGACCGTCTTACCCGAGTGCTGCAGCAACTCGCAGAATTCGATTCCAGCTGGAATACCCATCTGGAATCCCTGCGCGAAAGCGTCTACCGGCTGGAGGATTTGGCCTACCTGGCGCGTGACTACACGGGGAACATCGATTTCAGCCCGGAACGACTCGATCAGGTCCAACGACGGCTCTCCGATCTGGATCGGCTTTCAGCCAAGTACGGGAAGTCCATGGAAGAAGTCCTTGCCTTTGCAGATCAGTGCGAGAGGCGACTGGAGGAACTCGTTTCTTCCAATGATATCTCGATCCGGCTCTCAGGAGAACTTGATGCCGGCCTGAAGCACTATCTAGCGTTGTCGGAGAATCTGTCTTCAAAGCGGCATAAGGATGGGGCGCGACTCGAACGCGAGATTCGCAAGGAGTTTCACGCCCTGGCAATGGAACGGATGGATCTCGGCGTCCGCTTTCGGCCCAGGGAAAGGTCCGGTGTGGCCACGCAGGGACGCATACCTGCCCACTGTGGACCCAATGGCGTAGATCAGATAGAGTTTCTGTTGGCGCCCAATGCCGGTGAGGAGATGAGACCCCTGGCGAAAATCGCTTCCGGAGGGGAATTATCTCGCATCATGCTTTCCATCAAGGCTTTGTGCGGCGGGGGCGAGACAGGCAAGACCCTGGTATTCGACGAGATCGATGCCGGAATCGGAGGACGCGTCGCCGAGGTGGTTGGAAGGAGGCTGCGTGAAGTGTCGTCTCAGAACCAGGTGCTCTGCGTGACACACCTGCCTCAGATCGCTGCTTATGCTCGGAACCATTTTAGCGTGCGCAAGGAAACAATAGGTGCACGGACCGAAACGACCGTCGAGCGTCTCGACGAAGCAGCCCGGGCAGGAGAGTTGGCGCGCATGATGGGGGGCGAAGTGATCACTGAAACCACACGCCGCCACGCCCGGGAAATGCTCGACCACGCAGCCAAAGGAAGCAGGAAGGAACTGCGGGCTTAAGTATGGCGAGGAAGTTCTTCATCGAAACATTCGGATGCCAGATGAACGAACTGGATTCCGAAAAAATAGCCGGCAACCTGCAGCACGGCGGCATGGAGCCGGCGGGCGATGCCGCCGCCGCGGATGTCATCATTCTCAACACCTGCAGCGTGCGCGAGAAAGCAGTGCAGAAAGTCTACGCGCGTTTAGGTGAGATCAAGAAGATAAAAGATGAGCGTCAGGACCTCGTCGTTGGCGTCGTCGGATGCATGGCGCAGCTTGAAGGCGAGCGGGTTCTAAAAAAAGTGCCATTCGTGAATCTTCTTGCCGGTCCTCAGAAAGGCCACGTAATGGGCGATCTGGTCGACCGGGCGCAGGCAACCCGGAGACCCGCCATCGACTTGCGCATGGATGATGATCCTGAGCCGCTCGAAAATGCCTACGTTCTGCGGGAGAGCCGCTGGCGAGCAGGCGTTACGATCAGCGAAGGGTGCAACCGGCGCTGCAGCTTCTGCGTGGTGCCATTCACGAGAGGCAGGCAGCGCAACCGGGTGAGCGCCAACATCATTCGGGAGGTGGAGAAGCTTGTGACCGAGGGCTACATCGAGATTGTGCTCCTCGGACAGACGGTGAACGCCTACCGGGATCCATCTCCAGCCCGTCTGACATTCGCCGGGTTACTGCGGCGGTTGTCGGGGATCGAGGGCCTCGCCCGCATCCGCTTTACCTCCCCGCATCCGAATGAGTTCAGCGACGACCTTATCGACGCCATTGTTACGTGCCCCCGGATTTGTAGCCAGGTGCACCTTCCGGTTCAGTCCGGTTCGACGAAAATACTGCGCGCCATGCGCCGGGGATATACCAGGGGAAAATATCTCGAGACGGTGGCGAGAATTCGCCGGGCGCCCCGTTCCATCGCCATTTCCACCGATATCATAGTAGGATTTCCAGGTGAGACGGAGGGGGACTTTCGGCATACTCTTCGATTACTCGATGAGGTACAATATGATTGTGTTTTCTCCTTTAAGTACTCACCCCGACCCAACACCGCGGCTCTAGAGCTACACGACGACGTCCCGGATGCGGAAAAGAGGGCGAGATTGAAGACTTTGCAGGAGCAACAGAAACTGATTCAATACAACAAGAACGCCGCCTACCTGGGACAGATTGTCGACGTCCTGGTCGACGGCAGCGCCCGAAGCACTTTCAAACTCACAGGTCGTTTGAGCAACAACAAGATCGTAAACTTCGACGGCCCGAATAGTCTCATGGGTCGCATGGCGAAGGTGGAAATCTCGGGTTTCGGTGCCCACAGTCTCAAGGGTGTCTGGGTTCAGTGACGACGGAGGCAGCATGAAAGAGATCGAGTTTAAGATTAAAGGCCTGATGATGGACCCGTTGACCAACTCTCCGATCGTTGTGCTTCAGGACACCACCAGCGACACGCTGCTTCCAATCTGGGTCGGAATCTTCGAAGCTAACGCCATCGCATTGCAAATCGAGAAAGTAGATACGCCCCGACCCATGACCCATGACCTGATTAAGGGCCTCCTAAATCACCTGGATGCGCACGTAACCAAGATCGTCGTTACTGAACTCAAGGACAATACGTTTTATGCCTTGATCTTTCTGGATGTTGCGGGGAAGACGGTCACCGTTGATTCACGCCCCTCCGATGCCATCGCACTGGCACTTCGTACCGACTCTCCCATTTATGTAACCGATGAGGTAATTTCAAAATCCGCAAGTGCATCCTCAACCACACTGTCCGCAGAGCGCAGTACTCCTGAAGAAATTCGCCAATGGCTTGAGAACCTCAATCCCGAAGATCTGGGGAAGTACAAAATGTGAGGGAACTCTTGCCGGGGCCCACTCTCAGCCCGCTCTTTCATGGCGAACCCCCCTCAAGCCATAAGAGATCGAGCGGGAGCAGGGTCCCGATCTCCAAAATAAAATCCATCTTATCCTATTGCAACCTCCAGTATTTCAACCGTTTATCATGAGAATCCAGATGCAGGGAAGAGGCCTCTGCCAGGATGGCCTGGGGTCCGAGGACCCGATCGCACCATAGTTTCTAGTTGACATAAGATATCTTATCAGAAGTTGAACGGGTGCGCGCCGGGGTTCTCGGAACATCCTTGCCCGTGGGCCCGCGCCGCTTCCCTCCAACACCCGGATCCCTAAATTTGATCCTTTCGCTGAGTGTTTGACTCTTTAGATTCGTTGCATCCACTGGTTTGCTGGTTCCACGGATTCTTTACTGGCATCTGCCCTTATGCTAGGCTTTCGCGCGATGCGTAAGATCGACAAGCTGCTGCATATCTCGATGGTCCCGCCTTTCCTCATTGCATTGGCTGTCCTGACCTTTGTCGTCTTCATGCAGGAGCTTGGCCGGCTGTCGGAACTCCTGATTACGCGGAACGCCTCGCCTGAGGCTGTCCTGATCATCGCCGGGTCCGTCGCTCCCGGCGTACTCATCTTCTCTTTGCCTCTGTCATTTCTGATTGGCACCTTGATCGGTTTGAGCGGCCTCTCCGGCGAGTATCAGGTTACCGCCCTGCGCGCTTGCGGAGTTCCTCTACGGCGGATGCTGCAACCGGTAGTCGCACTGGGAGTGCTGGTGGGATTGGCAACTGC
Encoded here:
- a CDS encoding TonB C-terminal domain-containing protein, with the protein product MTHTPPRGTLLELPLIEERYGRAFLTSVAFHGLLLIFFLVAPFIMPKASPIRIGTGPGGGSGSESYTVGIADDLGGGAGLIKPATTPQPPVLPVEKPAKKEVKKEDTNVKAVPLPDAATARKKAAKPVPAAASNQIPVADAKGAGGAGGVAGGSGGGIGSGVGVSIGAGSGGVGDSWYARVVEQRIGANWSKPVGPQQRIEIVYSFIVGSDGRIDIDKITLEKSSGNDALDLTAKRAIYASNPLAQPPPELRGRPLQFVCQFVYPPDKK
- a CDS encoding single-stranded DNA-binding protein — translated: MSSLNKVMLIGRLGKDPEIRYTPDGAPVANFSLATGEFWTDKSGTRQERTEWHNIVAWNKLADLSKRYLAKGRQVYIEGRLRTREWDDKDGNKRRTTEVVANQMVLLGSRPEGMEAGTAPMQRSAPGPEPGMAPSPGPADVEITDDDIPF
- a CDS encoding DUF58 domain-containing protein: MDFDTLLARARRLELKSRFLARSQYAGLYRSAFRGQGMEFAEVREYAEGDEVRLIDWNVSARHQSLYVKRMVEERERNVLLILDTSGSLAFGSVQRTKFDLLLEVGALLVLSGFFARDRVSLALVRAGVELFVPAAKGWNHAARLIRELVSITPGGAAPGLDPVWNFVNSPGVPRSLMVFLTDFQAPLQASRSFSAAGRKHEMVFILALDPREWVLPAVGRIRVRHPETGQVMVINSGSNAVRREYERSAGERRAALLHLLRGNGAEWVELSTGAGYESSLRRFLLARASRHPR
- the bamD gene encoding outer membrane protein assembly factor BamD; its protein translation is MKRIPYLVVMVLLGVASTAQAGVKEELVRLQTDVLALKNQILLIEKTFNERTDGIRSLVVQLNDQVGKTSLVLGRILNALETQSSGDTTTLQAVLKEVKELSNKMDETNTRMSALAQQIADMKVQSKPVAQRAFQAAADNPDALAISADQIYSEAYNDLVQGNLDLAIQGFNAFLKSFPTNDKADDAQYNIGEAFYNDNKYPQAIAAFTKVVTDYAGGGKVASALFKRGKSELALRQKDAAVADFRTLVDKFSTAPEASLARAELQKLGIDPSKPGKTVIKKRGEGIAH
- the recN gene encoding DNA repair protein RecN, giving the protein MLRFLRIRDFALIRNLEIEFGDGLTVLTGETGSGKSIIVDAFGLLVGARSSQEMVRSNCDVAVLEGVFSADNKSVTGQLTEAGIDADDDSILVRREISSSGRGRVFINNSLATLTLLRSIGGILADIHGQQDHQALLDLSAHLQWLDRFGGNESAARELRDQYGRMRDIALRLDALAMDEQERQRLLDILRFQVDEIRRAAIHPGEKQELENERSVLANREKVFALANEAYALLYESEHSVTGQVDRLTRVLQQLAEFDSSWNTHLESLRESVYRLEDLAYLARDYTGNIDFSPERLDQVQRRLSDLDRLSAKYGKSMEEVLAFADQCERRLEELVSSNDISIRLSGELDAGLKHYLALSENLSSKRHKDGARLEREIRKEFHALAMERMDLGVRFRPRERSGVATQGRIPAHCGPNGVDQIEFLLAPNAGEEMRPLAKIASGGELSRIMLSIKALCGGGETGKTLVFDEIDAGIGGRVAEVVGRRLREVSSQNQVLCVTHLPQIAAYARNHFSVRKETIGARTETTVERLDEAARAGELARMMGGEVITETTRRHAREMLDHAAKGSRKELRA
- the miaB gene encoding tRNA (N6-isopentenyl adenosine(37)-C2)-methylthiotransferase MiaB, which translates into the protein MNELDSEKIAGNLQHGGMEPAGDAAAADVIILNTCSVREKAVQKVYARLGEIKKIKDERQDLVVGVVGCMAQLEGERVLKKVPFVNLLAGPQKGHVMGDLVDRAQATRRPAIDLRMDDDPEPLENAYVLRESRWRAGVTISEGCNRRCSFCVVPFTRGRQRNRVSANIIREVEKLVTEGYIEIVLLGQTVNAYRDPSPARLTFAGLLRRLSGIEGLARIRFTSPHPNEFSDDLIDAIVTCPRICSQVHLPVQSGSTKILRAMRRGYTRGKYLETVARIRRAPRSIAISTDIIVGFPGETEGDFRHTLRLLDEVQYDCVFSFKYSPRPNTAALELHDDVPDAEKRARLKTLQEQQKLIQYNKNAAYLGQIVDVLVDGSARSTFKLTGRLSNNKIVNFDGPNSLMGRMAKVEISGFGAHSLKGVWVQ
- a CDS encoding bifunctional nuclease family protein, encoding MKEIEFKIKGLMMDPLTNSPIVVLQDTTSDTLLPIWVGIFEANAIALQIEKVDTPRPMTHDLIKGLLNHLDAHVTKIVVTELKDNTFYALIFLDVAGKTVTVDSRPSDAIALALRTDSPIYVTDEVISKSASASSTTLSAERSTPEEIRQWLENLNPEDLGKYKM
- a CDS encoding DPP IV N-terminal domain-containing protein produces the protein MLARKLLLPALLLLISLPSLGVQDKPQIVIRPAPQEEMILALPDVQPLRSEQAAALAPALKTLNEVLWDDLKFSGFFTLAGKSFYPPQAILREADINYDAWGALPFRVSFLSAGTLQLDGGVLMAELNIYDMKQQLRSFGKRFTGDIDQARSIAHLWADEIVNRLTAGASRGIASTRIAYSSRRGGAKEIYVMDYDGNDQRPFTRNGSLNLFPSWAPDSSKLAFISYKTGKPEINIYSYLDGSRLPFPVFNSLTANPKISPDGSRLVFTMTDPRGNIDIYVSKLDGTDRRNLTNSPAINSTPTWSPSGSQIAFISNRDSTPQIYICDTDGANVRRIVKEGGEADWPAWSPDGRWIAFHWKPRMAESFDIYIAEVSTGQIRQLTSDSGSNECPSWAPDGRHLAFQSNRTGSDQIFIMLADTNNPELRMVTSQGANTCPAWGGYLRKN
- the pal gene encoding peptidoglycan-associated lipoprotein Pal, yielding MRKSLYPLAVIALLLVGIAVTGTGCGGRKAGPTPAGATTPPPAVEPTPAPPAPTITLTASPAAIVKGQTATLSWRTSNATEVTIDGGIGTVEGSGSRTVSPSASTTYRARATGPGGVADAEVRLTVSAEEPGVIVPTERRVSDSELFTERVKDAFFDYDKYDIRDDAREALLQDVQLLKERSNIRITIEGHCDERGSEAYNLALGDKRANAARDFLIAQGISAARIDTISYGEEKPFAPGHDEEAWKQNRRAHLVMR
- a CDS encoding biopolymer transporter ExbD, which translates into the protein MAFTTQQGRTATSLSEINVTPLVDVMLVLLVIFMVTAPILQTGIDVQLPETKAATDTNPADNVVLSISKETLLYYGSDLITLAALPERLKKDRKGPKDPIYLRADVAVKWASIVSVIDTVRSAGFSEIKLVTKPYQSPKK
- a CDS encoding MotA/TolQ/ExbB proton channel family protein translates to MVRKWLTFRQIERQSRGFVAIFRKSSRLSEVSQACEHYRGTPLSGIFTAGYQELNAQLQSSKTKDVPGNPGHPVLSERNLAGIQRSLQRAASAELSVLERSMSWLATTASVTPFIGLLGTVVGIISAFNGLGLEKTASIQAVAPGIADALFATAAGLFAAIPAVIGYNQFVHRIKNVASEMDDFSTELLNLVERSFS